ctgtcatagCTTACTGTGACACTGAGCAGTGAAgagtcaaaatgtctgttatGAAGAAGGCCTTTCATAGAGCAGAGCGAGggagcaacacaaacactgctaaGAGGAGGTCTGATCAGTTGAATTAAGTgaaacaactgtgtgtgttgaccATAGGTCTGTAGTCgtattaatatatttaaaagacTAAGATGCAAAACCACCAACCACAAGTCAGAGTAGGTGCAGAGACTGAAGCAGGTCTATATAATGGAACAAATGACTGCAATTGCACAACTGAAAATGGACGCTTTTATACAACGTTGGACATGTGTTACACAACACCCTGGTGTTTAACTAAGTCAGATGGGTTTGTTTTAACAAAATTGTGTTGTCATAATGGAGTGTTACTGAAAATGCATTGTTATATTCCTCTTTAACTGTTATGCTGCAAtgcctgtctttgtctgttgctctacttatttatttattaatacttcctttaattattatttttatttttttatttaattttttagggtatgtggtttgtttgtattgttctgtaaaataacaaacatttttatcatatatatatatataaaattgcAAATATTTAATTAGGATATGTGGTAACACTTTATTACATGTTCATATTAACTAGGGGGACTTAAAGTAGAGTGATACCATCCAAAAACACTTGTTTAATAAAGGTGTAATTCAAATACAATTATGCTATACTGTATTTGATTATAATATGTATGCAAATGCTTTACTTGAACCTACCAAGTAAAATGCTTTTTTCCATGTAAACTTCATGCAGCCTTCACATGACTGAGCAAACTCCAGTCTGCGTAGTCTTGCCATTACAGTTCTTACCGTACCTGCAAGCAAAACAGACACGTTCAGTCCtcagtcagtgctgctgttttcacCAAGTCAGAACTCATCATACATCAGGTGAAGCTGATACTCACCCATTAAGGTTGGCGGGCTCTGAGTGGTACACATGCTTGCCCTGCTCAGCTATAGTCGGTGCGTGGTGTGCCCCGCACTGGCTCTGACTTGCTTTCAGTGGGTGATAATGGCTCTTCAACTCAGTGTGGCTTGTGGGCAGTGACATGTGATTTGTCCCTTGCACGTTCCCTTCGACCTCCGCCACCTTGGGGTCAAGCTTGCCTGGATCGAGATGTTTGCGGTTTTTTATTGGGGAGGACAAGTCGATCACCTTGATGTCTGGGATGCTGGACCGTCTCAGGACCAGCTCTGAGTGAGCCAACTGCAGCTTCTTCATGTGGTTGATGGCCACAGCGGCATTGATAGCTTGCTGTAAAGTGAACAGGGATAAGAGGTTGGAAGAGACATTGACaatattttctacattaaatGTGCGCTTCAACAGCTTCATGTTTTTGACTAATTTTTACCGCTGAACACTCAAGTGCACCCTGGTTGCCCTGACAGTAATAGCACTACATCGACACTCAGTGGCCTTGATTACAGAGCACTATCTTATTAAACTGTCCTTAATCAGGAAGGATTTAGGAAAGCACCTGTTTAATCTAGTATAAACAGCAGGTCCTTAATGAGCTTACCACTTAAAAGCCAAGAAATCAATGATGACTGACCTTCCACTTGGACTTGGCAAAGTTCTTTTGGATCTGAACACTGACAGAATAATAGATGTCCTGGCTCCGGGCCGTCTTTCCAATAATCCTGGTGAAGAGATGACGGAACAGAATGCTTCAATTTATTTTGAGGTACAATTAATCCCATATCCATCTGTGTGACCGGACACTGTGTGGATAAACGCCTATCTCCTGTACTTCACATGTATCTTGAATGTCACCAGGAGTCTATAGTCTCAAAATACTATAATAAATCTAAGACTCATGAGCTACATGCTGAAAAGCAATACTCACTAACTATTCAAAGTTTTGAATTTATATAACTTTAAAGAGATGAAAGAATCTTGAATTTCTACATGTAATTTTAACTATGGTACAGAAGCCTAAATGGACATTTTTACTGCAAAAACAGATCAAGCACGATCAAGAAATGTGACTTTATTGCAGGAAATCCTCATATCATAAAACTAGTTTAAAGCTAAAAGGACGAGACAATTGGATACTTTGAGAGTTTAGTTTAGTGcactggttcccaaccttttccaactcagtGATGTGAACCCATGTGAacatctcaaaaatgttggcagccGACATCTGACCCCATAACTGACAGCACTTTGTATTCTAAAGATAACACTCGAACATTCAGGATtgactgaaagcaggggaagctcaattttattttttgtttgatgaggaggaagaaaaaagacaaaattcaatatttttaatgtttttaaagatcatttcgttttaaaataattaaaaaccttatttatatttatacttttttataattacatcttttcaccaaaattgttctgttttgttggCCCACTTGCAATTCctggcccacaggttgggaaccactggtttagtGCATTACAATGTGATACAAGGCTGATGAGTGCCACTCACCAGGGATGTCTGAGCGCTTGGTCAGTGCTGTAGCGCATGCTGGGATTCTTCTGCATCATGTTACGGATGAAATCTTTAGCTGCAGATAGAAAGGTGACAGACATTAGGGCAAAGAGAGCTCTCTGTATTGAGgaatgaagcagctgcagcaggttaTTCAACATGTCTGGGCTATTATTCTGTGTCTTTTACCAGATTCAGATATGTCATCCCAGAAGGGCGAGTCAAACTCATACTGCGCCTTCATGATCTTGGAGAAGAGTCGTGTCTCACTTTCTTCATAAAAAGGGGGATATCCACAGAGTCTGCAGTGACAAAATTTATCAATGTTGGAAAAAACCATCTCTAAAGAAATATTCCACATTTCCACAATATGGTGCATGTCTATTTATTATGCCTGCAGGCAAACAGTATGAACATTTTGCATGTCTAGTAGGTGCTCAGTAGGTGGTGCTATGGCTCAGTCACTGCAGGATTATTCTGTATGTAGGTAACTGTGTCAtgctaaacacagacacaaccagCAGTggcttttaatctgaaaatcCTGCCACTTAAGAAAATCTTGGAGGAGATTTACAATCTTCGCAGCGGAAGTTTTAGATAAACTTCTTCTGTCTAGTTTCTACTGATGTGTGCAGTCATTCACCATGGTTTATACTTACAAGATGTAGGTGATAACTCCAATAGACCAGCAGTCCACTGCCTTGCTGTAGGGCTTCTGAGCCAAAACTTCAGGAGctgaaagagggaaaaacaagtAGGCCAATGAGTACTCTAATTAAAGAAAGTACATATTGTCTGTactgtctcacctgtgtgtcttaTATTCCTCTGACCTATTTTGAACACCCCCACTAAGTGTCCATACACAATTCATTAGACACACATCCATACCTACGTATCCTGGAGTGCCACAGGCTGTCGACATGATGCCGTTGTCCACCATCTTTGAAAGGCCAAAGTCACTGATCATGATCTTGGAGTTTTCGTCCTGGCTGTAGTACAGGATGTTCTCCGGCTGCACAGggacaaacagacaggagagCGGTTCACACACTGATGTCGTCACTGAAGAAGAGTTACTTCCCCTGCGGTGAAATAAATtctttaatatttcactttatatAAAAGCATCGGTGCTGTAAATGGAGCTGTGCCTGCCATTAGAAGTATAAGTTTGGACACTCTTAtctgctttcttgccaagatgTAGATTAGAAGATTGTTACCATGATTGATACCaaaaatgaagctacagccGGCAGATGGTAAGCTTAGCTTTGAATTAAGACTGGAACCAAGAtgaaacagctggcctggcttTGACCAAAGGGAACAAAATCCAGAAAATTACTGCCAAGAAATAATCTGGCACATAACCCGCTGTTAAAttgaaaatgtatcatttttaCAACTTGGTAAACCAACAAGAAATGTGTTAAATAGTGAGCTTTAGAAATGCTAATAGGTGAGTTTTGTTGCCTTTGGTAAAAGCCAGATTAGCTGTTTCCAGTCGTTATGTTACAATAAGATAACTGTCTGCTGGCTGTAGCATCCTGAATGAACATATATAatctttaaacattaaaagtaGTGTTAACTCTGAAGAATGGTCATGTATACAGTGTTTCAATGTAAGTGCTTAAATAGCCTCTGTGATCCTGCAAAGGAGAAGCAGGTATAGATTGATGGATGAAGTTGTAATAGATGGTTTCTGGGAGGTCAGGGGTCTCCTTAAATTAGTATCAAATTTTGCCATATTATTCTTACTTAGCACCAAGTGAAGcatacaatacaaaataaataatgtgattaaatgtaatgttatgaGTGTCtctattgagaaaaaaaaatcgtaatatttaataaaagatTCAGTAATTTGGCAAATCTCAAAAACGTACTTGGTGTCGGGTTCATACCTTGAGATCTCGATGCACTATGCCGCTCTCATGCAGATAGCTGACGGCCTGCAGCACCTGCTGGATCACCCTGCTGGCATCCTTCTCTGAGTAAACCCCCCGGTCCAGAA
The genomic region above belongs to Seriola aureovittata isolate HTS-2021-v1 ecotype China chromosome 9, ASM2101889v1, whole genome shotgun sequence and contains:
- the camk1gb gene encoding calcium/calmodulin-dependent protein kinase IGb isoform X1, which codes for MDVISDLPTGICEVPDEVICPDRGELLAEESEQSSCSAQSREIPVEASADMGRQEADYVWKKDTENIQEVFDIMEELGSGAFSEVYMVKEKKTGKMFAMKCVKKKQKRDLNLENEIAVLRRIKHDNVVGMEDFYESRTHYYLVMQLVAGGELFDRILDRGVYSEKDASRVIQQVLQAVSYLHESGIVHRDLKPENILYYSQDENSKIMISDFGLSKMVDNGIMSTACGTPGYVAPEVLAQKPYSKAVDCWSIGVITYILLCGYPPFYEESETRLFSKIMKAQYEFDSPFWDDISESAKDFIRNMMQKNPSMRYSTDQALRHPWIIGKTARSQDIYYSVSVQIQKNFAKSKWKQAINAAVAINHMKKLQLAHSELVLRRSSIPDIKVIDLSSPIKNRKHLDPGKLDPKVAEVEGNVQGTNHMSLPTSHTELKSHYHPLKASQSQCGAHHAPTIAEQGKHVYHSEPANLNGYGKNCNGKTTQTGVCSVM
- the camk1gb gene encoding calcium/calmodulin-dependent protein kinase IGb isoform X2, which translates into the protein MGRQEADYVWKKDTENIQEVFDIMEELGSGAFSEVYMVKEKKTGKMFAMKCVKKKQKRDLNLENEIAVLRRIKHDNVVGMEDFYESRTHYYLVMQLVAGGELFDRILDRGVYSEKDASRVIQQVLQAVSYLHESGIVHRDLKPENILYYSQDENSKIMISDFGLSKMVDNGIMSTACGTPGYVAPEVLAQKPYSKAVDCWSIGVITYILLCGYPPFYEESETRLFSKIMKAQYEFDSPFWDDISESAKDFIRNMMQKNPSMRYSTDQALRHPWIIGKTARSQDIYYSVSVQIQKNFAKSKWKQAINAAVAINHMKKLQLAHSELVLRRSSIPDIKVIDLSSPIKNRKHLDPGKLDPKVAEVEGNVQGTNHMSLPTSHTELKSHYHPLKASQSQCGAHHAPTIAEQGKHVYHSEPANLNGYGKNCNGKTTQTGVCSVM